In Treponema denticola, one genomic interval encodes:
- a CDS encoding cation:proton antiporter domain-containing protein, translating to MNKLAEFLPAFMHFSRIENTNLILLLGIILLLGALGGTLFKRLRIPQVVGYIVIGIIIGQSGFQVLSAQIITALDPLSSIALSLIGFLIGGELKTKVIKKYGTQFVGILIFESIVPFITVSIFVSLVSYFVTKDFAASISLGLILGSISSATAPAATTDVLRENRTRGPLTTTVLGIVAMDDAVALVLYALASSIAASLLGAQTASFGKQILLLIYNIFGSICLGSIIGFFLSLIIRNMMTDSGRILGFSLGSLLLSTGIAYLLDLDTILAAMALGFFMVNFAPAKTRSTFTLVENFTPPIYVLFFVLVGAKLNIWNVTPFVAILALLYVFLRTLGKTIGSIFGSWLTKAPETVKKYLPFCLLSQAGVAIGLSISAGHDFSDTIGPTILLIVTATTFIVQLLGPICVKYGVKKSGECGLDVTEEDLMGTLSVEDVVLNGKPICSPNSPAIIPENFPLSAIIDSFSRSPNLNYAVKDSDGNISGIISLDHLKETLTMTAIYDCVFAMDIMQPAAIVCSDKTGLKDLYELYIEKDLYALPIIGENGKLLGMVEKDTVDHFLHRKIIELHTTAYDAE from the coding sequence TTTGTTTAAAAGACTAAGAATTCCTCAGGTTGTAGGTTATATTGTTATCGGTATTATAATAGGGCAGTCCGGTTTCCAGGTTTTATCGGCTCAAATAATTACTGCTTTAGATCCTTTGTCCAGTATAGCTCTTTCTCTTATAGGTTTTTTGATTGGAGGAGAGTTGAAGACTAAGGTAATAAAAAAATACGGAACCCAGTTTGTAGGCATATTGATTTTTGAGTCAATAGTTCCCTTTATCACGGTATCTATTTTTGTTTCTCTTGTTTCATATTTTGTTACAAAAGATTTTGCAGCTTCTATTTCTTTAGGTTTAATTTTAGGTTCAATATCCTCTGCAACGGCTCCTGCCGCAACTACCGATGTATTGCGCGAAAATAGAACCCGAGGCCCCTTAACGACTACGGTTTTAGGTATTGTTGCTATGGATGATGCTGTAGCCCTTGTGTTATATGCTCTTGCTTCTTCGATTGCAGCGTCTCTTTTGGGAGCTCAGACGGCAAGTTTTGGAAAACAGATTCTTTTGCTTATTTATAATATTTTCGGCTCTATCTGTTTAGGAAGTATAATAGGATTTTTTTTAAGTCTGATTATCAGAAATATGATGACGGATTCAGGCCGTATTTTAGGTTTTTCTTTAGGAAGTCTTCTCCTTTCTACAGGTATTGCTTATCTTCTTGATCTTGATACTATCTTAGCCGCAATGGCTTTAGGCTTTTTTATGGTAAATTTTGCTCCTGCAAAAACCCGCTCCACATTTACCTTAGTTGAAAATTTTACGCCTCCTATCTATGTGCTTTTTTTCGTTTTGGTCGGTGCTAAGTTAAATATTTGGAATGTTACTCCCTTTGTTGCTATTTTAGCTCTTTTATATGTTTTTTTACGTACATTAGGAAAAACCATAGGTTCTATTTTCGGTTCATGGCTTACAAAGGCTCCTGAAACCGTAAAGAAATACTTACCGTTTTGTCTTTTAAGTCAGGCAGGGGTTGCTATAGGTCTTTCTATTTCGGCAGGTCATGATTTTTCGGATACCATAGGCCCGACTATCCTTCTTATAGTTACAGCCACAACTTTTATAGTACAGCTGCTCGGCCCTATTTGTGTAAAATACGGAGTGAAAAAATCGGGAGAATGCGGGCTCGATGTTACCGAAGAAGATTTGATGGGAACATTATCGGTAGAAGATGTTGTCTTAAATGGGAAACCTATTTGCTCTCCAAATTCACCTGCAATTATTCCCGAAAATTTTCCATTGAGTGCTATCATAGATTCATTTAGCCGTAGTCCCAATTTAAATTATGCCGTTAAAGATAGTGATGGAAATATTTCAGGCATCATAAGTCTTGATCATTTAAAAGAAACATTAACGATGACAGCTATTTATGATTGTGTATTTGCTATGGATATTATGCAGCCTGCCGCTATTGTTTGTTCGGATAAAACCGGCCTTAAAGATTTATATGAATTGTACATCGAAAAAGACTTATATGCACTTCCTATAATTGGAGAAAATGGAAAACTTCTTGGAATGGTTGAAAAAGATACTGTAGATCATTTTTTACATCGAAAAATAATAGAATTGCATACGACTGCTTATGATGCAGAATAA